In Bacillus sp. KH172YL63, one genomic interval encodes:
- the thiE gene encoding thiamine phosphate synthase, translating to MRGRRQSIEDALTLYFIMGSTNCTKDPVEVLREAIEGGITLFQFREKGSGALEGKEKLELAVKLQEECRSAGIPFIVNDDVDLAAAIDADGVHIGQEDERASEVREKIGPDKWLGVSTHTLEEAEQAIADGADYLGLGPIYPTISKDDAEKVHGLDIIKRFRTKGIETPIVGIGGIDSSNGRAVIDAGANGISLISAIAGADNIRVAAEELKQAVGDEI from the coding sequence ATGAGGGGCAGACGGCAATCAATAGAAGATGCGCTCACCCTGTACTTCATCATGGGAAGTACCAACTGCACAAAAGATCCTGTTGAAGTATTGCGGGAGGCGATTGAAGGTGGCATCACCCTCTTTCAATTCAGGGAAAAAGGAAGCGGTGCACTTGAAGGGAAAGAAAAACTGGAACTTGCCGTAAAACTCCAGGAAGAATGCCGCAGCGCAGGCATCCCTTTCATCGTTAATGACGATGTGGACCTCGCTGCAGCGATTGATGCTGACGGGGTGCATATCGGACAGGAAGACGAGAGGGCAAGTGAGGTGAGGGAGAAGATCGGTCCAGATAAATGGCTCGGTGTCTCCACCCATACCCTTGAGGAAGCGGAGCAAGCCATTGCCGATGGAGCGGATTACCTCGGACTCGGGCCGATCTATCCTACAATCTCAAAGGATGATGCAGAGAAAGTCCACGGCTTGGATATCATCAAGCGCTTTCGGACGAAAGGGATCGAAACTCCGATTGTGGGAATCGGCGGGATCGATTCAAGCAATGGGCGGGCAGTCATCGATGCCGGGGCAAATGGCATCTCCCTCATTTCGGCGATCGCCGGTGCAGATAACATCCGGGTCGCTGCGGAGGAATTGAAGCAAGCGGTAGGTGATGAAATATAG
- a CDS encoding GNAT family N-acetyltransferase: MLITEEKNDIVLETERLEIRPLKKQDYKNWLHEFENRDISQHRYDKGKIDMSECTLEWFEHLVDKHQDLALTDVAHVFGVFRKEDGTHLGMVDFSTLARDGFQWGRIGYTIHNQYWRKGYGKEAVNAALHIAFNQLTFHRIEAHINLDNTASINLAESVGMAFECVRKGFIYENEEWTDHLVYYMNSKKRD; this comes from the coding sequence TTGCTAATAACAGAAGAAAAAAATGATATCGTTCTAGAAACAGAAAGACTGGAAATAAGACCCTTGAAAAAACAAGATTATAAAAACTGGCTTCATGAGTTCGAAAATCGTGATATATCTCAACACAGATACGACAAAGGAAAAATTGATATGAGTGAATGTACTTTAGAATGGTTTGAGCATTTGGTAGATAAACATCAAGATTTAGCTTTGACAGATGTTGCTCACGTATTTGGAGTGTTTAGAAAAGAAGATGGTACACACTTAGGAATGGTAGATTTCTCTACTTTAGCCAGAGATGGCTTCCAATGGGGAAGAATAGGCTACACCATTCATAATCAGTATTGGAGAAAAGGTTACGGAAAAGAGGCAGTAAACGCGGCACTTCACATTGCTTTTAATCAATTAACATTCCATCGAATAGAAGCTCACATCAATTTAGATAATACAGCTTCTATCAATCTGGCTGAGAGTGTTGGAATGGCGTTCGAATGTGTTCGTAAAGGTTTCATATATGAAAATGAAGAGTGGACTGACCATCTGGTCTACTACATGAATTCAAAGAAGAGAGACTGA
- a CDS encoding TetR/AcrR family transcriptional regulator, translating into MAGLREDKKRQTQQNIMEAAKHIFSEKGYGQASMVEIAQEAGVGTGTIYNYFPSKGALLLRIFTEEAEEMKGALGDPNEVEGDLLESVIGAMHEFAEFFEHYPKAFWRELIHVMTEEAEESIRLRQGLFGIDEEMMKWIMHLIGSHSESFIVEVNPEEAAFAIYSAAISDTMLYMYNEAMGQDEYKEQLSRHIRFLFNGKMKPGKKE; encoded by the coding sequence ATGGCAGGATTGCGAGAAGATAAAAAACGGCAAACACAGCAGAATATCATGGAAGCAGCGAAGCATATCTTTTCCGAAAAGGGATACGGGCAGGCTTCGATGGTGGAAATTGCACAGGAAGCCGGGGTAGGGACCGGGACCATTTATAATTATTTTCCTTCGAAGGGAGCACTGTTGCTCCGGATTTTTACAGAAGAAGCAGAAGAAATGAAAGGTGCCCTCGGCGACCCGAATGAAGTGGAGGGTGATTTACTGGAAAGCGTGATTGGAGCCATGCACGAGTTTGCGGAGTTTTTCGAGCACTATCCGAAAGCGTTCTGGCGGGAGCTTATCCATGTAATGACGGAGGAAGCGGAAGAAAGCATCCGCCTGCGCCAGGGATTATTCGGGATCGATGAAGAGATGATGAAGTGGATCATGCATTTGATCGGGAGTCATTCAGAATCATTTATCGTCGAAGTCAATCCGGAAGAAGCAGCGTTTGCGATTTATAGTGCAGCCATTTCCGACACCATGCTCTACATGTATAACGAAGCGATGGGTCAGGATGAGTATAAGGAGCAGCTGTCGAGGCATATCCGATTTTTATTCAACGGAAAAATGAAACCGGGAAAGAAGGAATAG
- a CDS encoding ABC transporter ATP-binding protein: MSILSLTDVQKSYQSGETTFQALTDIHVTVEEGEIVVILGPSGSGKSTLLNAIGGIDGIDAGSIKVDGKDITLLNDRHLVDYRRDDVGFVFQMYNLIPNLTVYENIELTANISPKSLPIKEVIAAVGLAGMEDRFPRELSGGQQQRVSIARAVVKAPKLLLCDEPTGALDSNTSREILQLIEKVNKEFNTTVLIITHNQAIQSMANRVITLKDGRIESDVLNEHQTSAEGVEW; the protein is encoded by the coding sequence ATGAGCATACTGAGCTTAACTGACGTTCAAAAGTCATATCAGAGCGGTGAAACGACTTTTCAGGCTCTGACAGACATTCATGTCACGGTCGAAGAAGGTGAAATTGTCGTCATCCTCGGGCCTTCTGGATCAGGGAAATCCACTTTATTAAATGCCATCGGCGGAATCGATGGGATTGATGCAGGCAGTATCAAGGTTGATGGGAAGGATATTACGCTCCTCAATGATCGGCATCTTGTCGATTATAGACGGGACGACGTCGGATTCGTTTTTCAAATGTATAATTTGATCCCAAATTTAACAGTCTATGAAAATATCGAACTGACGGCGAATATCAGCCCGAAATCATTGCCTATTAAAGAAGTGATAGCAGCCGTAGGACTTGCCGGAATGGAGGATCGTTTTCCCCGTGAATTAAGCGGAGGTCAGCAGCAGCGCGTATCCATCGCACGTGCTGTAGTGAAGGCGCCAAAGCTATTGCTGTGTGATGAACCGACCGGTGCACTGGATTCGAACACTTCAAGAGAGATTCTTCAGTTAATTGAAAAGGTGAATAAGGAATTCAACACGACGGTTCTCATCATCACCCATAACCAGGCGATCCAAAGCATGGCCAACCGGGTCATCACGCTGAAGGATGGCAGAATTGAATCGGATGTACTCAATGAACATCAAACCTCTGCTGAAGGGGTTGAGTGGTGA
- a CDS encoding ABC transporter permease, producing the protein MPLRKKLFRTIFEKKAQFFSAWLLIVISSVVFYSFTAAGGNLIDNLEMFFKENKVEDAQFMTRQPLESISEIEKRSGAELEERYAADLSYKDATLRVLDETEEINLPSIVEGEALSGEDDLLMDKGFAAAHDIKLGDEIDLGGKTFRVSGFMAIPDYIYPLKEDSGLLKNPDAFGVAVAKQSLLKKWEEHQVYYSVRLKNTSRDKLKEEINQTNHIIKWIDKEDNNRISFIRGDIAGVKKMGQFLPIGILIISMVIILILLWRLMKKEYVQIGTLYALGYRKREIIGHYLSYAGVLAVSGSVVGTILGWVCLHPLLSTFATYYNLPVLEVKPHLVFLLTSLLLPLILFMPLTYYLVHRVLKISPVSLMKGGERKVKVGRLERIFKLKRMAFQRKFVIREIIRNLPRVLFLTIGVMFASVLLLFGFATKNSMEYLVTDNFQEVYHYEYSYLFNAPQTSLPESGEIGSVAPFVSRGEKLSITGLQPDNTAIELKDRDGNDLSFDSVIVNRSLSDKMGIEEGDSLDVTNELTDTSFTLTVDHIADSYLENMIYMPLDEFNNLNDFPDGSYTEIYSDKELSIPDEKLLSVTETAETMDGFKEMIKPLNYSVAAIAFVAAVIAVIIMYILISLLIEENSFKISLMKVIGYREKSILSMMIGYNRWFVLLGFVTGIPLTLVSMRGFMDAITEDMNVTIPVKVDWLSVVISVVIIIASYYMSLWLNHRKLKGISMREAINRSTE; encoded by the coding sequence ATGCCCCTTCGAAAAAAGCTCTTTCGGACCATTTTTGAGAAAAAGGCACAGTTTTTCTCTGCGTGGCTGCTGATCGTGATCAGCTCGGTTGTGTTTTATTCGTTCACAGCAGCCGGTGGCAACCTGATCGATAACCTGGAAATGTTCTTCAAGGAGAATAAGGTGGAGGATGCCCAATTCATGACCCGTCAACCGCTGGAGAGCATCTCTGAGATTGAAAAACGGAGCGGGGCAGAGCTGGAGGAAAGGTATGCGGCAGATCTATCTTACAAGGATGCGACACTCAGAGTGCTGGATGAAACAGAGGAAATCAATCTTCCTTCGATCGTCGAAGGTGAGGCTCTTTCAGGTGAAGATGATCTCTTGATGGATAAAGGGTTCGCAGCAGCACATGACATCAAGCTGGGAGACGAAATCGACCTCGGCGGGAAGACGTTCCGGGTTTCAGGATTCATGGCCATCCCTGATTACATCTATCCTCTTAAAGAGGATAGTGGGTTGCTGAAGAACCCTGATGCATTCGGCGTTGCGGTCGCCAAACAATCCCTGTTGAAAAAGTGGGAAGAGCATCAGGTCTACTACAGCGTCCGTCTCAAGAACACATCCAGAGATAAGCTGAAGGAAGAAATCAATCAAACCAATCACATCATCAAATGGATAGACAAGGAAGACAATAATCGGATTTCTTTCATCCGGGGAGACATTGCCGGGGTGAAGAAAATGGGGCAATTCCTACCAATCGGGATTCTGATCATCAGCATGGTGATCATTCTCATCCTTCTGTGGCGTTTGATGAAAAAAGAATATGTGCAGATCGGGACGTTATATGCCCTCGGCTACAGAAAAAGAGAGATCATCGGTCATTATCTCTCCTATGCGGGAGTGCTTGCCGTTTCGGGCAGTGTCGTCGGGACGATCCTTGGCTGGGTATGTCTGCATCCACTGTTATCGACATTTGCCACCTATTATAATCTCCCGGTTTTAGAAGTGAAGCCCCATCTCGTATTTCTTCTAACGAGCCTGCTACTGCCGCTGATTCTCTTCATGCCGTTGACCTACTATCTCGTTCACCGGGTCTTGAAGATTTCCCCGGTAAGCTTAATGAAGGGCGGGGAGCGAAAGGTGAAAGTCGGCAGACTGGAACGTATATTCAAACTGAAGCGCATGGCTTTTCAGCGGAAGTTTGTGATCCGTGAAATCATCAGGAACCTTCCGAGGGTACTCTTTCTGACCATCGGAGTGATGTTTGCCTCTGTACTGTTGTTGTTCGGTTTCGCCACGAAGAATTCAATGGAATACCTGGTGACCGATAACTTCCAGGAAGTCTATCACTATGAGTATAGCTATCTCTTCAATGCACCCCAGACCTCCCTGCCTGAGTCAGGCGAAATCGGGTCTGTCGCTCCCTTTGTCTCGAGGGGAGAGAAGCTCTCTATCACCGGACTGCAGCCGGATAATACGGCAATTGAGTTAAAGGACAGGGACGGGAATGATCTCAGCTTTGATTCTGTCATCGTCAACCGCTCCCTTTCTGATAAAATGGGCATCGAGGAAGGCGATTCCCTTGACGTGACCAATGAGCTGACCGATACTTCCTTTACGTTAACCGTCGATCATATCGCTGATTCGTATCTTGAGAACATGATCTACATGCCGCTGGATGAATTCAACAACTTAAACGATTTTCCGGACGGGAGCTACACGGAGATATATTCGGATAAAGAACTTTCGATTCCAGATGAAAAACTGTTGTCGGTCACGGAAACAGCTGAAACAATGGACGGCTTCAAGGAAATGATCAAACCATTGAATTATAGTGTGGCTGCGATTGCTTTTGTCGCTGCGGTGATTGCCGTCATCATCATGTATATCTTGATTTCACTATTGATTGAAGAAAACTCATTCAAAATCTCGCTCATGAAAGTCATCGGTTATCGAGAAAAATCGATTCTGTCTATGATGATCGGCTACAATCGCTGGTTTGTCCTCCTCGGATTTGTGACCGGCATCCCGCTGACCCTCGTGTCGATGAGGGGATTCATGGATGCGATCACTGAAGACATGAATGTGACGATCCCTGTGAAAGTTGATTGGCTGAGTGTCGTCATCAGCGTAGTGATCATCATTGCATCGTACTACATGTCTCTCTGGTTGAATCACCGGAAACTGAAGGGGATTTCCATGAGGGAAGCGATCAATCGGAGTACAGAATAA
- the nei gene encoding endonuclease VIII — protein MPEGPEIRRAADAVECALKNRTVEDAYFALPHLEDYEDLFKGSVVSRVDTKGKAMLIRFDNGYTIYSHNQLYGKWMIRNTYNYPKTNRQLRLALHNEKKSALLYSASDIEVLRNEEVPEHPFIAKVGPDLLSEDVTVDDLLERIQDKRFRNRKWAILLLDQGFVAGIGNYLRSEILYVAGIHPSLRPADCTEDQHLKAAQGIIDLVRRSYETGGITNDPSLVQKLKDQGVKRSRYRHWVFNREGAACFVCGTEIEKTVAASRRLYYCPHCQKI, from the coding sequence ATGCCAGAAGGTCCGGAAATCAGGCGTGCCGCAGATGCTGTGGAATGCGCCCTCAAAAATAGAACGGTGGAGGATGCTTATTTTGCCCTTCCCCATTTAGAAGACTATGAAGATCTGTTTAAGGGGTCGGTTGTAAGCAGGGTCGATACGAAAGGAAAGGCCATGCTCATTCGCTTTGACAATGGATATACCATCTATTCTCACAATCAGCTTTATGGTAAATGGATGATCCGGAACACCTACAATTATCCCAAAACCAACCGGCAGCTCCGATTGGCGCTTCATAATGAGAAGAAGTCTGCTCTCCTCTACAGTGCATCAGATATCGAAGTCCTCCGAAACGAAGAAGTGCCGGAACACCCCTTCATAGCAAAAGTCGGACCGGATCTTCTAAGCGAAGACGTCACGGTGGACGATTTGTTGGAGAGGATACAGGATAAACGATTCCGCAACCGGAAATGGGCCATATTATTATTGGACCAGGGTTTCGTGGCCGGAATCGGAAATTATCTCAGATCTGAAATCCTGTATGTTGCAGGCATCCATCCTTCCCTTCGACCGGCGGATTGTACGGAGGATCAACACCTGAAAGCGGCACAGGGCATCATCGACCTCGTGAGGCGATCTTATGAGACAGGCGGCATCACCAATGATCCCTCCCTTGTGCAGAAGCTGAAAGACCAGGGAGTGAAGCGTTCACGCTATCGGCACTGGGTCTTTAACCGTGAAGGTGCAGCCTGCTTTGTTTGTGGAACTGAAATCGAGAAGACGGTTGCCGCTTCAAGGCGGCTGTATTACTGTCCACACTGCCAGAAAATCTGA
- a CDS encoding glucoamylase family protein, translated as MKKIITMLLVLFVTLSITLPAQASGEHRNHWKEFVLSKQLKAISKKTYRYFEDFTDSETGLTFDAVRMENGELSAQEFTSPTNISMYMMSTISAEEVGLISRKEAVSNIEKTLKSLAGMEKWNGLFYNWYYTKDASLMKDWGQFISTVDNGWLSAGLIVVGQAYPELYQKTHSIVESMDYSTLYTPEVGQMRGGYDVATQSYTAHHYGAFYTEPRVASYIAIGKGDVPEEHWWKMFRTMPESWDWQAQVPEGYTETYDGVDVFEGHYSYKGTKYVPSWGGSMFEALMPQLVLKEKELGKQALGLNNSRHVDIQIQYAKDQGYAAWGMSPAATPDNYSEFAATPLGMDGYKSDGTVTPHATFLALEYAPMEALKNIRALKRFDMYGKYGFKDSVNVQTGEVTQAYLALDQGMTMVSIVNYLKDGVIRDYFHQDQIGKSPEALLSKEVFSIQ; from the coding sequence ATGAAAAAAATCATCACCATGCTTTTAGTATTATTTGTCACCCTCAGTATCACCCTTCCTGCACAGGCTTCAGGTGAACACCGGAATCATTGGAAGGAGTTTGTTTTATCGAAACAATTGAAAGCGATTTCAAAGAAGACGTATCGCTACTTTGAAGATTTCACCGATTCTGAAACGGGCCTCACCTTTGATGCGGTCAGAATGGAAAACGGAGAACTCAGCGCGCAGGAATTCACTTCACCTACGAACATTTCCATGTATATGATGAGTACAATTTCAGCAGAAGAAGTCGGTTTGATTTCAAGGAAAGAAGCTGTGTCCAATATTGAAAAGACCTTAAAATCATTAGCCGGCATGGAGAAATGGAACGGGCTTTTTTACAATTGGTATTATACAAAGGACGCCTCCCTTATGAAAGATTGGGGCCAATTCATTTCAACGGTTGATAACGGATGGCTTTCCGCCGGTTTGATTGTTGTTGGACAAGCTTATCCTGAACTCTACCAGAAAACCCATTCGATAGTGGAATCGATGGACTACTCCACTTTGTATACCCCTGAAGTAGGACAAATGAGGGGCGGATATGATGTAGCCACCCAAAGTTATACGGCCCATCATTATGGTGCATTTTACACAGAACCACGGGTAGCGAGCTACATCGCGATTGGAAAAGGGGATGTACCGGAAGAGCATTGGTGGAAAATGTTCCGGACGATGCCTGAAAGCTGGGACTGGCAGGCTCAAGTGCCGGAAGGATATACGGAAACATATGACGGTGTAGATGTGTTTGAAGGACATTACAGCTATAAGGGAACGAAATATGTACCAAGCTGGGGAGGAAGCATGTTTGAAGCACTGATGCCGCAGCTTGTCCTTAAAGAGAAGGAACTTGGGAAACAGGCCCTTGGTCTGAATAACTCCCGTCATGTAGACATCCAGATTCAATACGCCAAAGATCAAGGATATGCGGCATGGGGAATGTCACCTGCTGCCACACCTGATAACTATTCAGAATTTGCAGCCACCCCTCTTGGAATGGACGGTTATAAATCAGATGGCACGGTCACTCCTCATGCTACATTCCTGGCACTGGAATACGCACCGATGGAAGCACTTAAAAACATCCGTGCCTTGAAACGTTTCGATATGTATGGCAAATACGGATTCAAAGATTCGGTCAATGTGCAAACCGGTGAAGTCACACAAGCCTACCTCGCTTTAGATCAAGGCATGACAATGGTCTCAATCGTGAATTACTTGAAAGATGGCGTGATCCGGGATTACTTCCATCAAGATCAAATCGGTAAATCTCCGGAGGCGCTGCTGAGCAAGGAAGTTTTCTCCATACAATAA
- a CDS encoding Gfo/Idh/MocA family protein, which translates to MKIGLIGLGDIAKKAYLPVLSEKEGIELVLCTRNGETLQQLASKYRIKESVRTIEELIKSNIDAAFVSTATEAHFEIAEELLENGIHVYIDKPISLHFEQTERIVQLAKEKGKVAMVGFNRRFIPKVRELKEHGKPDFLLMQKNRFHEPDHPRRFVVEDFIHVVDTLRFLMGTAVKDVQVQYLKKGDLLHHLVIQLIGADCTAVGIMNRDGGVTEETIEYSAHHHKYVVKSLVETTHHHNKETSISTFGDWEPTLYKRGFYDMIDHFIDCVETGKTPDPSIDDSLITHEICERIVGMIE; encoded by the coding sequence ATGAAAATTGGACTTATTGGATTAGGAGATATCGCCAAGAAAGCCTATCTGCCTGTTCTGTCGGAAAAAGAGGGCATTGAACTGGTACTTTGTACAAGAAATGGTGAGACGCTGCAACAGCTCGCCAGCAAATACCGCATCAAAGAAAGCGTTCGCACTATAGAAGAATTGATTAAATCAAATATTGATGCAGCATTCGTGAGCACAGCCACAGAAGCCCATTTTGAGATTGCTGAAGAGCTACTTGAAAACGGAATACACGTATACATAGACAAGCCCATTTCTCTCCATTTCGAGCAAACCGAACGGATCGTTCAACTTGCAAAAGAAAAAGGAAAAGTGGCCATGGTCGGATTTAACCGCCGCTTCATCCCGAAAGTGAGGGAACTGAAGGAACATGGGAAACCGGACTTCCTGCTGATGCAGAAAAATCGGTTTCATGAACCTGATCACCCCAGACGTTTCGTCGTGGAGGATTTCATTCATGTCGTCGATACCCTTCGCTTCCTGATGGGTACAGCAGTCAAAGATGTCCAGGTTCAATACCTGAAAAAAGGAGACCTGCTCCATCACCTCGTCATTCAGCTGATCGGTGCGGACTGCACGGCTGTCGGCATCATGAACCGGGACGGCGGTGTGACAGAAGAAACGATCGAATACTCGGCCCATCATCATAAGTATGTCGTGAAAAGCCTTGTAGAAACGACTCATCACCACAATAAAGAAACAAGTATTTCCACATTTGGTGACTGGGAGCCGACACTGTATAAACGGGGCTTCTATGACATGATTGATCATTTCATCGACTGTGTTGAGACCGGAAAAACACCTGACCCCTCCATTGACGACTCATTGATCACTCATGAGATATGTGAAAGGATTGTAGGGATGATAGAATAA
- a CDS encoding 5'-methylthioadenosine/S-adenosylhomocysteine nucleosidase — MKKKLVSLAAVSLLVTIMFTGCSTNKQTEAKEEQRRPIIIQGPMPIEAETFAGKLEGVKEEKTGNFVFYKGELDDYPVIVAKTGKGMENTAAATAVIIEKYDPVAIINQGTSGGHDPALHVFDIVIGERTVNLGSLKTGNLADDEGIDPEAWKPMDLMASEGSAGEDPNAENIRFYEGGEGLLAAAKAVKYTYKEGKVVEGTIGSADVWNNEVDRIQWFHKKYGTSVEEMEGAAAAQIADAYNVPFLGIRILSNNKTNDGKYNPHTAAANQGYVYEVVKEYIAEMK, encoded by the coding sequence ATGAAAAAGAAACTTGTATCACTCGCAGCAGTGTCGCTGCTCGTTACCATCATGTTTACAGGCTGCAGTACGAACAAACAAACGGAGGCGAAAGAAGAACAGCGGAGACCGATCATCATTCAGGGGCCGATGCCGATAGAAGCTGAAACGTTTGCGGGGAAATTAGAAGGTGTTAAAGAAGAAAAAACAGGAAACTTTGTATTTTATAAAGGAGAACTTGATGATTATCCTGTAATCGTTGCAAAGACAGGAAAGGGAATGGAGAATACAGCAGCGGCAACAGCCGTTATCATTGAGAAATATGATCCGGTTGCCATTATTAATCAAGGAACTTCAGGTGGACATGACCCTGCGTTACATGTGTTTGATATCGTCATTGGGGAGAGAACGGTCAACCTCGGGTCACTGAAAACAGGAAATCTTGCGGATGACGAGGGAATCGATCCTGAAGCCTGGAAGCCGATGGATCTGATGGCTTCTGAAGGAAGTGCCGGTGAAGATCCGAATGCAGAAAACATCCGATTCTATGAGGGGGGTGAAGGGTTGCTTGCTGCCGCCAAAGCTGTTAAGTACACATACAAGGAAGGAAAGGTAGTTGAAGGTACGATCGGTTCTGCTGACGTCTGGAATAACGAGGTAGACCGCATCCAATGGTTCCACAAGAAATATGGTACTTCAGTCGAAGAAATGGAAGGTGCGGCGGCTGCACAAATTGCCGATGCTTATAATGTACCGTTTCTTGGTATCCGGATCTTGTCCAATAATAAGACGAATGACGGGAAATACAATCCACATACAGCTGCCGCGAATCAAGGATATGTATATGAAGTCGTGAAAGAATATATTGCTGAAATGAAATAA
- a CDS encoding SDR family oxidoreductase, with translation MAKTIFITGAGSGLARGASIGLAQKGHRVIATTELTSQKTDLMREAEDRGLDMEVFKLDITNERDLEQITKYDFDIFVANAAINEGGPLAEVPMDRFRALFEVNVFATLRTAQFAAQHFVKKGNGKIVFMSSMAGISATPYVGPYTATKHAVEGIAQTMKSELEPFGVKVATINPGAFETGFNKRSGEEIWKWFDDEKNFTRKEDILEQQEGLKDQFDPEDMIQKMIEIIPADHHKFRTVYPEETEKQLKETQKERWEMEI, from the coding sequence ATGGCTAAAACAATCTTCATCACTGGGGCAGGAAGCGGCCTTGCAAGAGGCGCATCAATCGGGCTTGCCCAAAAGGGACACCGGGTGATCGCGACGACAGAACTCACCTCCCAAAAGACGGATCTGATGAGAGAAGCAGAAGACCGTGGATTGGATATGGAAGTGTTCAAACTCGATATTACAAACGAAAGGGACCTGGAGCAGATTACAAAGTATGACTTTGATATATTCGTTGCGAATGCGGCGATCAATGAAGGAGGTCCCCTGGCAGAAGTGCCGATGGACCGGTTCCGTGCTTTATTTGAAGTGAATGTATTTGCTACACTTCGGACCGCACAATTCGCAGCACAGCATTTTGTGAAGAAAGGGAACGGAAAGATCGTGTTCATGAGCTCGATGGCCGGGATTTCTGCGACCCCGTATGTCGGACCGTACACGGCGACGAAGCATGCAGTGGAAGGGATCGCCCAGACGATGAAATCAGAACTGGAACCATTTGGCGTGAAAGTCGCTACGATCAATCCAGGAGCATTTGAGACAGGCTTTAATAAGCGCAGCGGAGAAGAAATATGGAAATGGTTCGACGACGAAAAGAATTTCACACGTAAAGAAGATATTCTGGAGCAGCAGGAAGGTTTGAAAGATCAGTTTGATCCGGAAGATATGATTCAGAAAATGATCGAAATCATCCCTGCCGATCATCATAAATTCCGTACAGTATATCCGGAAGAAACAGAGAAGCAGTTGAAAGAAACGCAGAAAGAACGTTGGGAAATGGAAATTTAA
- a CDS encoding TRM11 family SAM-dependent methyltransferase: MKNYLYTYSWEPNEESLCALERRMLFGESSQSSILESPVDIDPSRSPFIRERLEIVCEGSTFEELLEHIHELESVDGFKVVFVQNPDEERVGFKKLRKIEKEVGLHLKGEAELVDPAIWYGVAVTEDRWVFGYYVKNEAVWLHHVKKPHSYSTALGTRVARAVVNIAAPETEGIKMIDPCCGIGTVLVEALSMGIDIVGSDRNPLILDGVKENIAHFGLEGEVSLKDINDVTGSYDVAVIDLPYNLCSVITDEEQLQMLRSARGFAKKVVIVTLEDVDANVLKAGFDIIDRCEVSKGRFVRQVLVCE, from the coding sequence ATGAAAAACTATTTATATACGTATTCATGGGAACCAAATGAAGAATCACTATGTGCTTTGGAAAGGCGGATGCTGTTCGGGGAGAGCTCTCAATCTTCCATTCTCGAAAGCCCGGTGGACATCGACCCAAGCAGGAGCCCTTTTATCCGGGAAAGGCTTGAGATTGTATGCGAGGGAAGCACCTTTGAAGAACTGCTGGAACATATTCATGAATTAGAGTCAGTCGATGGATTCAAAGTCGTCTTTGTTCAAAATCCGGATGAGGAACGGGTCGGTTTCAAAAAGCTGCGGAAGATTGAAAAGGAAGTGGGCCTTCACCTGAAAGGGGAAGCAGAGCTTGTCGATCCCGCCATCTGGTATGGTGTTGCCGTGACGGAAGACCGCTGGGTGTTCGGCTATTATGTGAAAAATGAAGCGGTCTGGCTGCATCATGTGAAAAAGCCCCACAGTTATTCAACTGCTCTCGGCACACGTGTGGCACGGGCGGTGGTCAATATCGCGGCACCTGAAACGGAAGGGATCAAGATGATTGATCCGTGCTGCGGAATCGGGACGGTCCTCGTTGAAGCCCTGTCCATGGGCATTGATATCGTCGGCAGTGACCGGAACCCACTGATCCTCGACGGAGTGAAGGAAAATATCGCTCATTTCGGGCTGGAAGGGGAAGTGTCTTTAAAGGATATCAATGACGTGACAGGCAGCTATGATGTTGCCGTCATCGATCTTCCATATAATCTGTGTTCCGTCATCACCGACGAAGAACAACTGCAGATGCTGCGCAGTGCAAGGGGATTTGCGAAGAAAGTTGTGATTGTGACATTAGAGGACGTCGATGCAAATGTACTGAAAGCAGGCTTTGATATTATCGACCGCTGTGAAGTGAGCAAGGGACGATTTGTGCGTCAGGTGCTGGTGTGTGAGTAG